A genome region from Manihot esculenta cultivar AM560-2 chromosome 5, M.esculenta_v8, whole genome shotgun sequence includes the following:
- the LOC110614857 gene encoding uncharacterized protein LOC110614857: MEANQKKKLFICKFCDKSYPCGKSLGGHIRIHLNGNGNQTQVKDEDMKLNTIKSFAASVNGSNIKRDSEPEAGAQSGYVLRENPKKSRRFSVDSSNSNFLQEKVCKECGKGFQSLKALCGHMACHSKNSFEDFSEPTEKLKDQVMDSQSDTETSTPSKRRRSKRTRYKTIGVYSSSLILANGSMSSASEIEQEQEQEEVAMCLMMLSKDSSFKGCFSSIADSSDNNSVVLETKSSSPKMKISIKNGANCVYADNRTLEMKKPKQQEMLSIENDDSENSDSGYFRNGPKRVESDISVHGFTGNSDFKKHKVEFESRFEDDFDPELGKRLSRFRRIKMESRDSYDEADGAPLKYDSRKRGNNDSYNTEFLSSNASKTTGGHRTSHKKTNFCNDRVYESGENSIGTNHLPSSLPTRISTKKIKSCNGKNPIEHNLSANSDKKLGFRKAKVHECPFCLKVFRSGQALGGHKRSHFVGGAEDRTVVINQEVSEISMPGLIDLNLPAPAEEDPNGYYNIPTW, encoded by the coding sequence ATGGAAGCAAATCAGAAGAAAAAATTGTTCATCTGTAAGTTTTGCGACAAGAGCTATCCTTGTGGCAAGTCATTGGGTGGTCATATTAGGATCCATTTGAATGGGAATGGGAATCAAACTCAGGTAAAAGATGAGGACATGAAGCTCAACACAATCAAGTCTTTTGCTGCTTCTGTCAATGGAAGCAACATCAAGAGGGACTCCGAGCCTGAAGCGGGTGCCCAATCTGGTTATGTTCTTAGAGAGAATCCCAAGAAAAGTAGGAGATTTTCGGTGGATTCAAGCAACAGTAATTTTCTGCAAGAGAAAGTGTGTAAGGAATGTGGTAAAGGGTTTCAATCATTGAAAGCTCTTTGTGGTCACATGGCTTGTCACTCTAAGAACAGCTTTGAAGATTTCTCAGAGCCGACTGAGAAGCTCAAAGATCAAGTTATGGATAGCCAATCTGATACAGAGACATCGACTCCAAGCAAGCGAAGGAGATCCAAAAGGACGAGGTACAAAACTATTGGTGTTTACTCTTCTTCATTAATTTTGGCCAATGGTTCTATGTCTTCTGCTTCTGAAATAGAGCAAGAACAAGAGCAAGAAGAAGTTGCAATGTGTTTGATGATGTTGTCTAAGGATTCTAGTTTCAAAGGTTGTTTTAGTTCTATTGCAGATTCCTCAGATAACAATTCTGTTGTTTTAGAGACCAAATCATCGTCTCCCAAAATGAAAATTAGCATAAAGAATGGTGCTAATTGTGTTTATGCTGATAATAGGACTTTGGAGATGAAGAAACCAAAGCAACAGGAAATGTTATCTATTGAAAATGATGACTCTGAGAATTCTGATTCTGGGTATTTTAGAAACGGACCCAAGAGGGTTGAATCTGATATTTCTGTTCATGGATTTACTGGGAACTCTGATTTCAAGAAGCACAAAGTTGAATTTGAGTCTAGATTTGAAGATGACTTTGATCCTGAATTGGGGAAAAGATTAAGCAGGTTTAGGCGAATTAAAATGGAATCAAGAGATTCGTATGATGAAGCTGATGGAGCTCCACTGAAGTATGATTCAAGAAAGAGAGGCAACAACGATTCTTACAATACTGAATTTCTCAGCAGCAATGCTTCAAAGACAACAGGAGGACACAGGACCAGCCATAAAAAGACCAATTTTTGTAATGACAGAGTATATGAGAGTGGTGAGAACAGCATAGGCACTAACCATCTTCCTAGTTCATTGCCTACTAGGATTAGTACTAAGAAGATCAAATCTTGCAATGGAAAGAACCCAATTGAGCATAATTTGTCTGCCAATTCAGACAAAAAATTGGGTTTCAGAAAAGCTAAAGTACATGAATGCCCATTTTGCTTAAAGGTTTTCCGATCAGGTCAAGCTTTAGGTGGTCACAAGAGGTCCCATTTTGTTGGAGGTGCTGAGGACAGAACAGTAGTGATTAACCAAGAAGTGTCTGAGATATCAATGCCTGGATTAATTGATCTCAATCTTCCAGCTCCGGCGGAAGAAGATCCAAATGGGTATTATAATATCCCAACATGGTAA